Proteins encoded in a region of the bacterium genome:
- a CDS encoding glycosyltransferase family 39 protein, protein MTDKRKSFDWILLAIIALAAVLRIFRIASESLWFDESAVLVRIESSYWGLFTDWHSHRQGWLHPFLLKLWFGVFGSSETALRLPSSIFGVLCVWAIYVTGKKMFGRTAGLAAALFMAVSPFAIQHSQEARPYTLYLLGGILSIYSLVLLLERYSRGRAAFYVISTLVALFSHPLAILLFPAHVAGYFVFRQYPEYPAIRQNTRLLIRTLLLTVILSLPQTGRSLILFVLKARGGDI, encoded by the coding sequence ATGACCGACAAGCGAAAATCGTTTGATTGGATCCTTCTGGCGATCATCGCGCTGGCGGCAGTGCTGCGCATCTTTCGCATCGCATCCGAGAGTCTCTGGTTCGATGAGAGCGCCGTGCTGGTGCGGATCGAGAGCAGCTATTGGGGATTGTTTACCGACTGGCACAGCCACCGGCAAGGCTGGCTCCATCCCTTTCTGCTCAAACTCTGGTTTGGGGTATTCGGATCATCCGAGACCGCACTGCGCCTTCCGTCATCGATATTCGGCGTGCTGTGCGTTTGGGCGATCTATGTGACGGGCAAGAAGATGTTCGGGCGCACGGCTGGTCTGGCGGCGGCGCTATTCATGGCGGTGAGTCCGTTTGCCATCCAGCACTCGCAGGAGGCGCGGCCCTATACGCTGTATCTGCTGGGCGGGATCCTTTCGATCTATTCCCTGGTGCTTCTCTTGGAGCGGTACTCACGCGGTCGCGCGGCCTTCTACGTGATCAGTACGCTGGTGGCTCTCTTCTCTCATCCGCTGGCGATCCTGCTTTTTCCGGCGCACGTTGCGGGGTATTTCGTTTTCCGGCAGTATCCCGAATACCCGGCGATTCGGCAGAACACAAGACTTCTCATTCGGACGCTGCTTCTCACGGTGATCCTCAGTCTTCCTCAGACGGGACGGTCGCTGATTCTGTTTGTGTTGAAAGCGCGCGGCGGCGACATCT
- a CDS encoding methylmalonyl-CoA mutase encodes MTPLEKLLAARRRWEQDYRTKGRVPDGMKYVTTSGMEVPPLSWTEEPHQAEEYLEKLGFPGQFPFTRGVHSSMYRGKPWTMRQFSGFAGPEETNARYRYIIEQGGEGLSVAFDLPTLMGRDPDSPWSAGEVGKCGVAVASLEDMEILFKDIPLGKITTSMTINGPAAVIWAMFIAAAENQGWKREQLGGTLQNDILKEYIAQKEFIYPPQPSVKLVVDTIEFAAREMPKWNPVSVSGYHIREAGSTAIQELAFTLADGFTYVEETLKRGLDIDEFAPRISLFFNSHLDFFEEIGKFRAARRIWARRMRDSYGAQSERSMLCRFHTQTAGCSLTAQQPEVNLIRTATEALAGVLGGTQSLHTNSMDETLALPSEKAVTLAMRTQQVIRHEVVAGAPIDPLGGSYFVEWMTDRMEKGAEEYFQKIEALGGVVRGIEGGFFQREIAHAAFRYQQEIDEGRRVIVGVNKYQVEGEELEIPILKIEENEVQKRQSTRIAALRRRRDAKRAQECLDRIKQDAEADKNIMPSLIASAHAYCTLGEMVDTLKEVYSEYEETVAF; translated from the coding sequence ATGACCCCGCTCGAAAAACTTCTTGCCGCGCGCCGCCGATGGGAGCAGGACTATCGGACCAAAGGTCGTGTACCCGACGGAATGAAGTATGTCACGACGTCCGGTATGGAGGTTCCGCCGCTGAGCTGGACGGAGGAACCACATCAGGCCGAAGAGTACCTGGAGAAACTGGGATTCCCCGGGCAGTTTCCCTTTACCCGGGGAGTGCATTCGTCCATGTATCGCGGAAAGCCCTGGACGATGCGGCAATTTTCGGGATTCGCCGGACCGGAGGAGACGAATGCTCGCTATCGCTACATCATCGAGCAGGGGGGAGAGGGTTTGTCGGTGGCGTTCGACTTGCCGACTCTGATGGGTCGCGATCCGGACAGTCCGTGGTCAGCCGGAGAAGTCGGGAAGTGCGGCGTGGCGGTGGCGTCTCTCGAAGATATGGAGATTCTCTTCAAAGACATTCCGCTGGGGAAAATCACAACCTCGATGACGATCAACGGCCCGGCGGCGGTCATCTGGGCGATGTTTATCGCCGCCGCCGAGAATCAGGGCTGGAAACGCGAGCAACTCGGCGGAACGTTGCAGAACGATATTCTGAAAGAGTATATCGCGCAGAAGGAGTTCATCTACCCGCCCCAGCCGTCCGTCAAATTGGTGGTGGACACGATCGAGTTTGCGGCGCGCGAGATGCCGAAGTGGAATCCCGTTTCCGTCAGCGGGTATCACATCCGCGAAGCGGGCTCCACCGCGATTCAAGAACTGGCCTTCACATTGGCCGACGGATTCACCTATGTCGAGGAGACGCTCAAGCGCGGATTGGATATTGACGAGTTCGCGCCGCGCATCTCCCTCTTTTTCAATTCGCATCTCGACTTTTTCGAGGAGATCGGCAAGTTTCGGGCCGCCCGCCGGATCTGGGCCCGGCGAATGCGCGACAGTTACGGAGCCCAAAGTGAGCGCTCGATGCTCTGCCGGTTCCACACGCAGACCGCCGGGTGCAGCTTGACCGCCCAGCAACCGGAAGTGAATCTCATTCGCACCGCGACGGAAGCTCTGGCGGGAGTGCTCGGCGGGACGCAGAGTCTGCATACCAATTCGATGGATGAGACGCTGGCGCTTCCCAGTGAGAAAGCCGTCACGCTGGCTATGCGCACGCAGCAGGTGATTCGGCATGAAGTGGTGGCCGGAGCGCCCATAGATCCTCTCGGAGGAAGCTACTTTGTCGAGTGGATGACCGACCGGATGGAAAAAGGAGCCGAAGAATATTTCCAGAAGATCGAAGCGCTCGGCGGAGTCGTGCGGGGGATTGAAGGCGGATTCTTCCAGAGAGAGATCGCCCACGCGGCTTTCCGGTACCAGCAGGAGATTGACGAAGGCCGGCGAGTTATTGTGGGAGTCAACAAATATCAGGTCGAAGGCGAGGAGCTCGAGATTCCCATTCTGAAAATCGAGGAGAACGAAGTTCAGAAGCGGCAATCCACTCGCATCGCCGCGCTTCGCCGCAGACGTGATGCGAAACGGGCGCAAGAGTGCCTGGATCGTATCAAGCAAGACGCGGAGGCCGACAAAAACATCATGCCGTCTTTGATCGCGAGCGCGCACGCCTACTGCACGCTCGGCGAGATGGTTGACACACTTAAGGAAGTCTACTCGGAATACGAGGAAACCGTCGCGTTCTGA